The Kineothrix sp. MB12-C1 genome includes a window with the following:
- a CDS encoding cobyrinate a,c-diamide synthase encodes MNIPRIMIAAPGSGSGKTFLTCALLQLMKEEGRKVAAFKCGPDYIDPMFHKKIIGVPSKNLDMFFTEEEKTRALFMESAKDKEISVIEGVMGLYDGLGGIREEASSYHLAKAIEVPIVLVINGRGMGRSLLPLIAGFLRYDTEKLIVGVILNKVTKMFYESIKEEIEKELSVAVLGYLPFQQELQVESRHLGLKLPEEVENLQSRMEQAASVLKDTLDIKRLLDLAEGAAVLSDKEDKRKEKIDRGRENSSNTEEAVPIGIAMDEAFCFYYEDNLRLLEEAGARLVPFSPLRDKRLPEGIRGLILGGGYPELYAKELSENGEMKADILYKLKMGMPSIAECGGFMYLHEQVEGEDKRMHPMVGAHQGACRNTGKLVRFGYIVINERESTFLKEDETIKGHEFHYYDSTDNGNDCIATKPISCRNWDCVHISDRNWWGFPHLYYASNPHYPDYFMERARAYAEEKERK; translated from the coding sequence ATGAATATACCGAGAATTATGATAGCAGCCCCGGGAAGCGGAAGCGGGAAGACATTTCTTACTTGTGCGCTTCTCCAACTTATGAAGGAGGAGGGGAGGAAGGTAGCCGCTTTTAAGTGCGGCCCCGATTACATCGATCCGATGTTTCACAAGAAGATTATAGGGGTTCCCTCCAAGAATCTGGATATGTTTTTTACCGAAGAGGAGAAAACGAGAGCTTTGTTCATGGAATCGGCGAAGGACAAGGAGATATCGGTGATCGAAGGTGTTATGGGACTTTACGATGGCCTGGGCGGTATTAGAGAGGAGGCTTCTTCCTATCACCTCGCAAAAGCGATCGAAGTTCCTATTGTTTTGGTTATCAACGGAAGAGGGATGGGAAGGTCTTTACTTCCTCTAATTGCCGGTTTCCTTCGATATGACACGGAAAAGCTCATTGTCGGTGTGATTCTAAATAAGGTCACGAAGATGTTCTACGAATCGATAAAGGAAGAAATAGAAAAAGAGTTATCTGTGGCTGTATTGGGATACCTTCCTTTTCAGCAAGAATTACAAGTGGAAAGCAGACATTTAGGACTAAAACTACCGGAAGAGGTAGAGAATTTACAGAGTCGGATGGAACAGGCAGCATCGGTCTTAAAGGATACATTGGATATAAAAAGGCTTCTGGATTTGGCAGAGGGGGCAGCCGTTCTTTCGGACAAAGAGGATAAGAGAAAAGAGAAGATAGATAGGGGAAGAGAGAACAGCAGTAATACAGAAGAAGCAGTGCCGATTGGAATCGCTATGGATGAAGCTTTTTGCTTTTACTATGAGGATAATTTACGTTTGTTGGAGGAAGCAGGTGCCAGACTCGTTCCTTTTTCTCCCCTTAGAGATAAAAGGCTGCCGGAAGGAATTAGAGGGCTGATCCTGGGAGGGGGCTATCCGGAGTTGTACGCGAAAGAACTGAGTGAAAATGGGGAAATGAAAGCAGATATTTTATATAAGCTTAAGATGGGGATGCCATCAATTGCGGAATGCGGGGGATTTATGTATTTGCATGAGCAGGTGGAGGGTGAGGATAAGAGAATGCATCCGATGGTTGGAGCACACCAAGGGGCATGCCGCAATACAGGAAAGCTGGTACGGTTCGGTTATATCGTAATAAATGAGAGGGAAAGTACCTTCCTGAAAGAAGATGAGACGATAAAGGGGCATGAATTCCACTATTATGACAGTACGGATAATGGTAATGATTGCATAGCGACCAAGCCCATATCGTGTAGAAATTGGGATTGCGTCCATATTTCAGATAGGAACTGGTGGGGATTTCCGCATCTGTATTATGCTTCGAATCCTCATTATCCTGACTATTTTATGGAGAGGGCAAGGGCATATGCAGAGGAAAAAGAAAGGAAATAA
- the cobK gene encoding precorrin-6A reductase: MKQSQVLVFGGTTEGRELAEELCRQGIACTLSVATRYGEQVIERQTLLTLHRGRLDAAQMRALIQSGEFLAVVDATHPFATEVSKNIRESLADTGLLYLRLKRNTDEKERTQEGFLWFDDMKSCAKALEKVEGNILLTTGSKELKVFDNKEVKKRLYVRVLPSIESISLCEEQGIYGRQIIAMQGPFSTEMNEAMIQELHISCMVAKESGAVGGFREKIEAARNTNTQVMIIGSPEKEMSGFSFKEVMERILPLVKGKAESVPIAVSLIGMGVGNEELLTGKARKALREADVILGAKRLLEGLPNKKKGYPFYLAADIIPHLKALEESKRSCGEEKRAAVLFSGDTGFYSGTQKFYEELQKEIEGKRLNASVTIIPGISSLSYLASRIGIGWQNAAIVSIHGRKANLLETVRNNKLSFLLLSGLSDIKNLGELLVENELSHLKITYGYRLSYSDEEIKVLTPKECQGVEKEGLCCCFIENEKAGEKILTHGVKDISFLRGNTPMTKEEIREVSICKLGLTKESVLYDIGSGTGSIAVECARLSEGIQVYAIERESEAAELTRENCDRFGLANVTVVEAQAPEGFQELPAPTHVFIGGSGGKLREILTALKEKAPSVKAVINAITLETLSEVTSLIKEYNIKDHEVVQLQVSRAKKAGPYHLMQAENPIYIITFRLDANEHGRHRPFQ, encoded by the coding sequence ATGAAACAAAGTCAAGTTCTGGTCTTTGGAGGAACCACCGAGGGAAGGGAGCTGGCAGAGGAATTATGCCGCCAAGGAATTGCTTGTACACTTAGCGTAGCGACCCGATACGGGGAGCAAGTGATAGAAAGACAGACCTTACTTACTTTACATAGGGGGCGGTTAGATGCAGCACAGATGAGAGCGCTGATACAAAGCGGAGAGTTCCTTGCGGTTGTGGATGCGACTCACCCTTTCGCTACGGAAGTATCGAAGAATATTAGGGAAAGTCTTGCAGATACGGGACTTCTATACTTACGTCTGAAAAGAAATACTGACGAAAAGGAGAGGACACAAGAGGGATTTCTTTGGTTTGATGATATGAAATCTTGTGCGAAGGCCCTGGAGAAAGTGGAGGGGAATATCCTCCTGACGACCGGAAGTAAGGAACTTAAAGTTTTTGATAATAAGGAAGTGAAAAAACGTTTGTATGTACGTGTGCTTCCCAGTATAGAAAGTATCTCCCTTTGTGAAGAACAGGGAATTTACGGCAGGCAGATAATTGCCATGCAAGGCCCTTTCTCAACGGAAATGAATGAAGCGATGATTCAGGAACTCCATATTTCCTGTATGGTAGCGAAAGAAAGCGGAGCCGTAGGAGGATTCAGGGAAAAGATAGAGGCGGCCAGGAATACAAATACTCAGGTAATGATTATCGGAAGTCCTGAAAAAGAAATGTCCGGATTTTCCTTTAAAGAAGTGATGGAGAGAATCCTTCCTTTAGTAAAGGGAAAGGCAGAATCGGTACCAATTGCGGTGTCTCTTATAGGAATGGGGGTGGGGAATGAAGAGCTTTTGACCGGTAAGGCGAGAAAAGCATTGAGAGAAGCGGATGTGATTCTCGGAGCGAAGAGGCTGCTGGAAGGGTTACCGAATAAGAAGAAAGGCTATCCCTTTTATCTGGCAGCGGATATTATTCCCCACTTAAAAGCTTTAGAGGAAAGCAAGAGAAGTTGCGGAGAAGAGAAAAGGGCAGCGGTACTTTTCTCCGGTGATACGGGATTCTACAGCGGTACCCAAAAGTTCTATGAAGAATTGCAGAAGGAAATAGAGGGGAAAAGATTGAACGCCAGCGTAACAATCATTCCCGGTATATCTTCTCTTTCCTATCTAGCTTCTCGAATAGGAATCGGCTGGCAGAACGCCGCTATTGTCAGTATTCATGGCAGAAAAGCCAATCTGTTAGAAACGGTAAGAAATAACAAGTTATCCTTTTTGCTCCTATCCGGACTTTCGGATATTAAGAATCTGGGAGAATTATTGGTAGAAAATGAGCTTTCACATCTTAAGATTACATATGGATATAGGCTTTCCTACTCTGATGAGGAAATAAAAGTTCTTACTCCTAAGGAATGCCAGGGGGTGGAAAAAGAAGGGTTATGTTGCTGCTTTATTGAGAATGAAAAAGCAGGAGAAAAGATTCTTACACATGGGGTAAAGGATATTTCCTTCCTTAGAGGAAATACGCCGATGACGAAGGAAGAGATACGGGAAGTATCCATTTGTAAACTCGGGTTAACGAAGGAATCTGTTTTATATGATATAGGAAGCGGAACCGGCTCTATTGCAGTAGAATGCGCCCGTTTATCCGAAGGAATCCAAGTATACGCCATAGAACGGGAGTCGGAGGCAGCAGAACTAACCAGAGAAAACTGCGACCGTTTTGGGCTTGCCAATGTGACAGTCGTGGAAGCGCAAGCGCCGGAAGGATTTCAGGAACTTCCGGCACCCACACACGTTTTTATCGGAGGGAGCGGAGGCAAACTGAGAGAAATTCTGACTGCACTAAAAGAAAAGGCCCCTTCCGTTAAAGCCGTAATCAATGCAATTACGCTGGAAACTTTAAGCGAAGTTACGAGCTTGATAAAGGAATATAACATCAAAGACCACGAAGTGGTCCAGCTCCAAGTAAGCCGGGCAAAAAAAGCAGGTCCCTATCACCTGATGCAAGCGGAGAACCCAATCTATATTATAACCTTCCGCCTCGATGCAAACGAACACGGACGACACCGACCCTTTCAATAA
- the cobJ gene encoding precorrin-3B C(17)-methyltransferase, which translates to MKYNIYVVGIGPGYEEMMSDQAKRVLEESDVIVGYGVYLDLLEARFREKELLSTPMRQEVQRCRMCFEEARKGKKTALICSGDAGVYGMASLMYEIGSEYPDCELTIIPGITAANSGAAVLGAPLNHDYCVISLSDLLTPWEAIEKRLIAAAEGDFCIALYNPSSHKRADYLKRACEILLGKMEEERACGWVENIGREGMKSMTCTLKELKDERVNMFTTVFIGNSQSEIREGKIITKRGYTI; encoded by the coding sequence ATGAAATATAATATTTATGTGGTAGGTATCGGGCCGGGATACGAAGAAATGATGAGCGATCAGGCAAAAAGGGTATTGGAAGAAAGTGATGTTATTGTGGGATATGGCGTTTATTTAGACTTGCTGGAAGCGCGTTTTCGGGAAAAAGAGCTCTTATCTACCCCGATGCGCCAGGAAGTGCAAAGGTGCAGGATGTGTTTTGAAGAGGCGAGAAAGGGGAAGAAAACGGCTCTTATCTGCAGTGGGGATGCCGGAGTATACGGAATGGCATCCCTCATGTATGAGATTGGAAGTGAGTATCCTGACTGTGAGCTTACGATTATTCCGGGAATTACAGCAGCCAATAGCGGTGCGGCAGTGCTGGGAGCACCTTTGAATCATGACTATTGTGTGATTAGCCTCAGTGATTTGCTGACCCCATGGGAGGCGATAGAGAAAAGATTAATTGCCGCGGCGGAAGGTGATTTCTGTATTGCTCTCTATAACCCTTCCAGCCATAAGAGAGCCGATTATCTTAAAAGGGCTTGTGAAATTCTGCTGGGGAAGATGGAGGAAGAAAGAGCCTGCGGATGGGTGGAGAATATCGGGAGAGAAGGAATGAAATCAATGACCTGTACGCTGAAAGAGCTGAAGGATGAGCGGGTAAACATGTTCACCACGGTCTTTATCGGGAATTCCCAATCGGAGATTAGAGAAGGAAAGATTATTACGAAAAGAGGCTATACCATATGA
- a CDS encoding cobalt-precorrin 5A hydrolase: MERRKINIISFTGQGLELSKELKKSMEKGGKEESFLTSLYTKWSGYQGEARDVKACKESLSEWAEHCFSQKHPVIFIGACAIAVRTIAPLIKNKLEDVPVLVIDEQGNFVIPILSGHYGGANELAEEIAGKMNMTAVITTATDVNGLFAVDVFARKNELTIANKEGIKQISSKILDGESVTLWMDGIYEGELPKRLLLSKEDNESAGRQKASIIISPYHYEEELPHVKLYLIPKAFVIGIGCRKGKSVEEIGEVLEEHLKELKIRKEAVLGIASIDLKKEEEGICRLAEKYGWGFTTFSKEELMQVPGNYTSSGFVKAVVGVDNVCERSAMAACGNGASLILEKQAKNGIAIAIGMRKWSVNFHEI; the protein is encoded by the coding sequence GTGGAACGAAGAAAGATTAATATTATTAGTTTTACCGGACAGGGACTGGAACTATCGAAAGAACTGAAAAAAAGTATGGAAAAAGGAGGAAAAGAGGAGAGCTTCCTCACTTCTTTATATACGAAATGGAGTGGATATCAGGGGGAGGCTCGGGATGTGAAGGCTTGTAAGGAGAGTCTGTCTGAATGGGCGGAGCACTGCTTTTCGCAGAAGCATCCCGTTATCTTCATCGGTGCTTGTGCCATTGCGGTGCGGACGATTGCCCCTCTTATTAAGAATAAGCTGGAAGATGTTCCAGTGCTGGTTATAGATGAACAGGGAAACTTCGTAATTCCCATTTTATCAGGTCATTATGGCGGAGCCAATGAGCTGGCAGAAGAGATTGCAGGAAAAATGAATATGACAGCAGTTATTACAACTGCTACCGACGTGAATGGTTTGTTTGCCGTCGATGTATTTGCCAGAAAGAACGAGTTAACAATTGCCAATAAAGAAGGAATTAAACAAATTTCATCTAAGATACTCGACGGGGAGTCTGTGACCTTATGGATGGATGGAATATATGAAGGAGAACTGCCTAAGAGGCTGCTTTTATCAAAGGAAGATAATGAGTCAGCAGGGCGGCAGAAGGCATCGATTATTATCTCTCCTTATCATTACGAAGAAGAGCTTCCACATGTGAAACTGTATCTTATTCCGAAGGCTTTTGTCATTGGCATCGGTTGCCGGAAAGGCAAAAGCGTGGAGGAAATAGGCGAAGTCTTGGAAGAGCATCTTAAAGAACTGAAAATAAGAAAAGAAGCAGTGCTGGGTATTGCATCCATCGATCTTAAGAAAGAAGAAGAGGGAATTTGCAGACTGGCAGAAAAATATGGATGGGGATTCACTACATTTTCCAAAGAGGAACTGATGCAGGTTCCGGGCAATTATACCTCATCCGGCTTTGTGAAGGCTGTGGTAGGAGTGGATAATGTCTGTGAACGGTCTGCCATGGCCGCCTGTGGTAATGGTGCGAGCCTGATTCTTGAGAAACAGGCCAAGAACGGAATTGCAATAGCGATCGGAATGAGGAAATGGAGTGTGAACTTTCATGAAATATAA
- the cobM gene encoding precorrin-4 C(11)-methyltransferase, whose translation MVYFVGAGSGAPDLITVRGMRLLERADVIIYAGSLVNPELLHYAKEACRIHNSAKMTLEEVMEVIAEAEKESQMTVRLHTGDPSVYGAVREQMDILEEWRIPYESCPGVSACFGAAASMNLEYTLPQVSQSLIITRMEGKTPVPEKESIESFAAHRASMAIYLSSGMTEELSKRLIEGGYRDNTPAAIVYKATWPEEKVCLCTVGTLAQTAQAEQITKTALILVGDVIAHKNYRRSRLYAPDFETEFRGKKSGTKKD comes from the coding sequence ATGGTCTACTTTGTAGGAGCGGGAAGCGGCGCGCCGGATCTCATTACGGTGCGGGGAATGCGTTTATTAGAGCGCGCGGATGTAATTATTTATGCGGGTTCTTTGGTCAATCCCGAGCTATTACATTATGCCAAGGAAGCGTGTCGTATTCACAATAGTGCGAAAATGACTTTGGAGGAGGTCATGGAGGTCATTGCGGAGGCAGAAAAGGAAAGCCAAATGACGGTACGCCTTCATACAGGAGATCCCAGTGTTTATGGTGCTGTCCGCGAGCAAATGGATATTCTGGAAGAGTGGAGGATTCCTTATGAAAGCTGTCCGGGTGTGAGTGCCTGCTTCGGTGCGGCGGCTTCCATGAATCTGGAATATACGCTGCCCCAGGTGTCCCAAAGTCTGATTATTACGCGAATGGAGGGGAAGACCCCGGTTCCGGAAAAGGAAAGCATTGAAAGCTTTGCAGCACACCGGGCATCGATGGCAATTTATTTGAGCAGTGGAATGACAGAAGAATTGAGCAAACGCTTGATAGAAGGAGGATACCGGGATAACACGCCGGCAGCAATTGTCTATAAGGCTACATGGCCGGAGGAAAAAGTCTGCTTGTGTACGGTAGGAACTTTGGCTCAGACAGCACAGGCGGAACAGATAACAAAAACAGCGTTGATTCTCGTAGGAGATGTAATTGCTCATAAGAATTATAGAAGATCCCGTTTATATGCGCCTGATTTCGAGACGGAATTTCGAGGGAAGAAAAGTGGAACGAAGAAAGATTAA
- the cbiD gene encoding cobalt-precorrin-5B (C(1))-methyltransferase CbiD, whose product MRYGFTTGSCAAAAAKAAAYMLLTGKKKTEITVATPKGIAFHAKIEEIIREENRVACAVRKDGGDDPDVTTGALIFAEVSIGSSYEKERRVVIEGGKGVGRVTKPGLDQPVGNAAINHVPREMVEREVLEICELTDFKGILSVIISVPEGEALAEKTFNPRLGIIGGISILGTTGIVEPMSSRALLDTIRVELNVKKEEGAAAVAVTPGNYGLDFMKKAYGYDLDLSVKCSNFIGDTIDMAASAGFQELLLTGHIGKLVKLSGGIMNTHSKEGDCRMELIAAAGIQAGVDGNTVAEILQCVATEEAVRILKACHKLEGTMMILMEKTCVYLRKRAAGRLHIECIMYANEFGELSKSEGATALLAKIKREEESWSTL is encoded by the coding sequence ATGAGGTACGGTTTCACCACGGGAAGCTGTGCAGCCGCTGCGGCAAAAGCGGCAGCATACATGCTTCTAACAGGAAAAAAGAAAACGGAAATTACGGTGGCTACTCCGAAAGGAATTGCTTTTCATGCGAAGATTGAAGAGATTATCCGGGAGGAAAATCGGGTGGCTTGTGCGGTGAGAAAGGATGGAGGGGATGATCCGGATGTTACAACGGGAGCCCTTATCTTTGCGGAAGTATCCATAGGAAGTTCCTATGAGAAGGAAAGACGCGTTGTGATCGAAGGCGGAAAAGGGGTAGGCAGGGTTACGAAGCCGGGGCTCGACCAGCCGGTAGGAAATGCAGCCATTAATCATGTGCCGCGGGAAATGGTGGAACGGGAAGTGCTGGAGATATGTGAACTGACAGATTTTAAGGGAATTTTATCCGTTATTATTTCAGTACCTGAAGGGGAGGCACTTGCGGAGAAAACATTTAATCCCAGGCTTGGAATTATCGGAGGTATTTCCATTCTGGGAACTACGGGAATCGTAGAACCGATGAGCAGCCGGGCATTGCTCGATACGATTCGGGTAGAGCTTAATGTAAAAAAAGAAGAAGGAGCTGCGGCAGTGGCGGTGACTCCGGGCAATTATGGGCTAGATTTTATGAAGAAGGCTTACGGATATGATTTGGATCTAAGTGTAAAATGCAGCAACTTTATCGGCGACACCATCGATATGGCGGCGTCAGCGGGCTTTCAAGAGCTTCTTTTGACTGGACATATCGGCAAGCTGGTGAAGCTTTCCGGAGGAATTATGAATACGCATTCTAAAGAAGGAGATTGCAGGATGGAACTGATAGCAGCCGCCGGAATCCAAGCAGGAGTCGATGGAAATACCGTGGCAGAAATATTACAATGTGTGGCTACTGAGGAGGCGGTCAGAATCTTAAAGGCCTGCCATAAGCTGGAAGGGACAATGATGATTCTGATGGAAAAGACTTGTGTATATTTGAGGAAAAGAGCGGCCGGGCGGCTTCATATAGAATGCATCATGTATGCCAATGAGTTCGGAGAGTTGTCAAAGAGCGAGGGTGCAACAGCATTATTGGCAAAGATAAAGAGGGAGGAAGAATCATGGTCTACTTTGTAG